The DNA segment CATCTTAGCTTGCTTCTGAGTTCTCTAAGTCAACATCACAGTACTCTGAAGATGGATATCACAGAAGAATTTCATAATACAACCATTTCATTCCATCAATATGTTTAAGTTGCAACTTGCAAGTAGTAAAGAAACTAAAAAGCATATAAAATGGTGAAGAGCCTCATAATTTTATGAACAATATGCATTTCTGTCTTCAAAACTTGTTAGTGAATATAATCTTAAAATGAATTTAGAAAAGTACAAAAATTTCATCatcttatgttttatttttagtgACACTTATTGATTTTCATCACCGACTTATATTATCTAATAACTGACTCACCATACTACTTCTGGATGAATATTgagtttttgtatttttaaaggTTTAAGAATGTAGATGTGGGAGGATTGTTTTGTATCACATAATACTTTTATCAaacttgaataatttttttaaaacttcaatttgtattttattttacatggTTATTAGATTAAAAAACTGTCACATAATAAAAaactctaaaataaaaaatagatacGATAATTATTGGATGAACTGAAACAAATATCTAATCAAGAGTTAATATAACCATGGTTTGTTTTTGAAACTTCATATTGTTCATCAAATTATTGTACATTTTAGAGTTGATAActttattacaattaataaaattttgattaaagaaagaaattgtATATAAAGTGTTATTAAAAATACCAATAAACTTTTCGGTCCAGATATAATGGAAATGAATTCTTCCTAATTAAGGATTAAAGaatctaaataataataataataatgaaatactTTTTAAGAGTGATTATCATATACAAACTCATCCTTATttagaataataaattatgGAAATCATATATTTaggaataattaaaatatatttgattcGCTATAAATATTTATGAGAATAGTGATATAAGTTTGttgtaaattaaataataacattatatttgattataaaaattagttatttacTTATtgcataatttaataaaaatatcataagtTCCAAGAAtgatatttaatgaaaaaactatttaatttgttataagaatttctgaaaatatttatataaatttcctTGAATTCAATGCAACGTGATATTCTCGTAagatattttaatcatttactGTATCAAATgatttaatgaaataataaaataacttcCAAGAATTAGATTCACCATCTTATAAACTCgatttcaatttaaaagaaGAATTTAACTAAGAACATTCTAAAAGTTACATctgatttttcttcttctgaaaaTTACACAAACCATGAGAACCTATTCATTGCCTTCAATACCTAACAAATTAACAATCTTCACACGAAAGCAAAGGTTGCAGAATCTATAAGCTTTCAATGCAAACCATTATGGTGTTCGtatttattattcatatatctCTCACTGTTACCAAAACACCCACACTTTCAATATAAGCTTTCAATGCAAACCATTATGGTGTAACATATTGAATAGATGAATgagataacaaaatatatttttttttataaaaataacatattactATTTTATCTGAATATTTCTAGCGatatttttatcaaacaaacaaaatttaacCATTCCTAGAAATTATAActtatattatttgatattatgaacAATTTTCTCCAAATTTCCccatataatattattttttattaataaaatattagtggCGTGGCGAAACACAGAAATCGACGTGCTATTTACTTGTGCGTCGGTGCTTTGCTTGAGTTGCTCCGTTGCAGTGGCGCACTTATTAGCGGCATCACACACTTCATTCAATTAAGCCTTATCGAAACGATTCATTTCAATTCGCGAATCCAACCATCATGAAACCCTACACCGCCACCGTTGCCGATTTCCCCAGAACCACACTCAagatcatcatcttcttcatcttcgTCGCCGTCACATTCTTCTTCGTCGGCAAGCACTTCTCCGACGGCTCCTCCCCCCAACTCATCTTCTTCTCCGCCACCACCGCCGCCTCCGCCGGGGTCACCGTATCCCCGAACTTCAAACGATTCTTCAACGTCTCCGCCATAATCGACGCCCACACGCCTCCAAAGCATTCCGTGCCTCCCCCCGCTCCTGTGCCTCCCCCCGCCCCTGAGCCTCAGGAAGCGTTCAAGCGCTTCGGGATCCTCAACGACAATGGCACCATGTCCGACGAGTTCGAGGTTGGGGACTTCGAGGACGGCGTGCCGGAGGAGGCTGGAAACGTGAGCCTCGTCGCCGAGGATTCCGACTCGGCTCCCAGAGTGGCTGTGAGCAAGTTTGGAATGTGCCCGCGCAGCATGACCGAGCATATACCGTGTTTGGACAACGAGGATGCGATTCGGAAACTCGAGTCCACGGAGAGAGGAGAAAGGTTCGAGAGGCACTGTCCCGAAGAGGGCAAACGATTCAATTGCTTGATTCCGCCGCCTAAAGGATACCGTCCCTCGATTCCTTGGCCTAGAAGCCGCGACGAGGTGACTGCTTCCTTCCTTTCTGTGTTTGGATTATCATTagcaaaattgttttttattaaaattgattttgaagtgACTTTTAAAACTCAATTGTATTGAATTCTTTATGTAATGTAAAGACTATCTAAAGTTGCTTGAACCTAGAATCAATTCTGCATCCAAAATGAATCCTTCAACATGAAACTAAATATGTGAAAGTGTACTAAAAACATTGGTTTTGTACCAAACATGCATTTCGTTATTTGTGAACTAATTTAGTAAGTCGTTTTTAAGATCACTTTATATTTACTACTGCTAATAGTTGTGGTTTACTTTTTTCAGTTTAGTTTACTTGTTTAAGTATTATGCACTGGCATCCTAAACCTTTGTAAACTGTCAATCAATTATAAATTATCATTGTTAAAGCGATTCTAATATGTAGTAAAAAAATTGCGTTATGGATGCATTTTAATTTCCATGCATTCTGTCACTTTATcaacataataattattataaaaatgaacAGAGTGTTTTCTAAGTGGATGGCAATGTAAAAGCTTTCTACACGTCAGTGCCTGtaattaatttcataatttatacATGAAGTTATACTTACATTTAATAACAGTTGGCTACTTTATGATGCCATCTATTTCATTAATATGATGTGTAAATTTTGGATGTTTGTACAGAGATGTTTCTTATTGAGTCTATATAATGTGCTCTTGTTTTTAcactttttagaaaaaaaaaaggattattATTTTCTAGAAGAAAAGTTGCTAGTACAAAACATTTTTGTGTCTAAATATTGTTTACTTGTCCTTCTTTTTGGCTGGGGTGCTTTTACAATGGTTTCTTAATGTAATGTTATGTGTTTTTTTCTTGTAGGTTTGGTACAGTAATGTTCCTCACACTCGTCTTGTTGAAGATAAAGGAGGCCAAAACTGGATTTCCAAAGGCAAGGATAAATTTAGGTTTCCTGGGGGTGGTACACAATTTATACATGGAGCGGATCAATACTTGGATCATATTTCTgaggttattaaataaatattgtttgcCTTGGTTTTGTTTTATGGACAGTGTAGGTGTGTCTTCTTTTATGATTCTGATGTTTATATGTCATGGTTTTGTAGACGGTTCCTGATATTAAGTTTGGGCAGAATATAAGAGTTGCTCTTGATGTTGGCTGCGGTGTTGCTAGTTTTGGTGCATACTTATTGTCACGAAATGTCATAACCATGTCTGTTGCTCCCAAGGATGTTCATGAGAATCAGATCCAGTTTGCTCTTGAGCGTGGTGTGCCAGCAATGGTGGCTGCGTTTGCAACTAAACGATTGTTATATCCAAGTCAAGCTTTTGACATGATACATTGTTCACGCTGTAGAATTAACTGGACTCGGGATGGTATGATCTCTAACAGCTAGTTGATTAGTGGGAGTGCATGTTGTATTTAGCTAGTGGTTCTTAAAGCTTCCCACTCCCTTTCATTTTCTCAATTGGTTTTTGAGTTTCTATCTTTTATGATATGAATGACTGTATTTATATGTTGTGTTGTGACTAGTAAATCTATATTTGTCTTCCTTAAAATAACAATCACATCAAAGATCCTTTAGTCTATTATTACCATCTCTTTTGTTGGGTCTTGATTTCTTCcctattatatttttcttaataagaAAACTAATAACCAGTTACCATGTGTGCGgattttatatcaattttaacctgaTATAGTGGTTGCCTTGTTAGTTGAAAGGGGATTGAATTAGGAGGGGGGAGAGCAGGACTCTTTTCTGAATGCCTTAGATCTTATAAAAAATACTGTTGTGAATATA comes from the Phaseolus vulgaris cultivar G19833 chromosome 8, P. vulgaris v2.0, whole genome shotgun sequence genome and includes:
- the LOC137823867 gene encoding probable methyltransferase PMT11, giving the protein MKPYTATVADFPRTTLKIIIFFIFVAVTFFFVGKHFSDGSSPQLIFFSATTAASAGVTVSPNFKRFFNVSAIIDAHTPPKHSVPPPAPVPPPAPEPQEAFKRFGILNDNGTMSDEFEVGDFEDGVPEEAGNVSLVAEDSDSAPRVAVSKFGMCPRSMTEHIPCLDNEDAIRKLESTERGERFERHCPEEGKRFNCLIPPPKGYRPSIPWPRSRDEVWYSNVPHTRLVEDKGGQNWISKGKDKFRFPGGGTQFIHGADQYLDHISETVPDIKFGQNIRVALDVGCGVASFGAYLLSRNVITMSVAPKDVHENQIQFALERGVPAMVAAFATKRLLYPSQAFDMIHCSRCRINWTRDDGILLLEVNRMLRAGGYFVWAAQPVYKHEDVLEEQWEEMLNLTTRLCWKFLKKDGYVAIWQKPSDNSCYLNREAGTQPALCDQSDDPDNVWYANLKACISQLPENGYGANVSRWPARLHTPPDRLQSIKFDAFISRNELFKAESKYWGEIIASYVRVLHWKKMKLRNVMDMKAGFGGFAAALIDQNLDSWVMNVVPVSGSNTLPVIYDRGLIGVMHDWCEPFDTYPRTYDLLHAANLLSVEKKRCNVSSIMLEMDRILRPGGRAYIRDTLAIMDELIEIGNAIGWHVTLRDTSEGPHASYRVLVCDKRLRG